The following proteins come from a genomic window of Macadamia integrifolia cultivar HAES 741 chromosome 14, SCU_Mint_v3, whole genome shotgun sequence:
- the LOC122061913 gene encoding eukaryotic translation initiation factor 1A codes for MPKNKGKGGKNRKRGKNEADDEKRELVFKEDGQEYAQVLRMLGNGRCEAMCIDGTKRLCHIRGKMHKKVWIAAGDIILVGLRDYQDDKADVILKYMPDEARLLKAYGELPENTRLNEGIAGGIDEEDDGAGDGYIDFEDEDIDKI; via the coding sequence ATGCCGAAGAACAAGGGAAAGGGAGGTAAAAAcaggaagagaggaaagaacGAAGCCGATGATGAGAAGCGTGAGCTAGTCTTCAAAGAAGATGGACAAGAATACGCTCAGGTTCTTCGTATGCTCGGCAACGGCCGGTGTGAAGCTATGTGTATTGACGGCACCAAACGTCTCTGCCATATTCGAGGTAAGATGCACAAGAAAGTCTGGATCGCTGCTGGCGATATAATACTCGTTGGTCTTCGTGATTATCAGGACGATAAAGCTGATGTGATCCTCAAGTATATGCCCGATGAGGCAAGGTTGTTGAAGGCCTACGGAGAGCTACCAGAGAATACTCGTCTCAACGAGGGTATCGCTGGTGGAATCGACGAGGAGGATGACGGTGCTGGTGATGGATATATTGATTTTGAGGACGAGGACATCGATAAAATCTAG
- the LOC122061779 gene encoding mannan endo-1,4-beta-mannosidase 6-like has product MESLWRERRAYPLLGLMSMAFLLYLNFGHKLAFPILWQPRMSFVGTNSTQFVIDVGNGEQSIFYVNGWNSYWLMEESVWGTSRYKVSEMLKRGSQMGMTVCRTWAFSDGRRHDALQITPGFFNEKVFQGLDFVIAEARRHKIRLILSLVNNLNAFGGKAQYVNWAQEAGVNVSSSTDSFFSHPTIKRYYMDYIKAIVTRKNSLTGVRYSEEPAVFAWELMNEPRCTSSSSAPILQTWIREMATFIKSLDQNHLVTVGLEGFYGSETTNRSEVNPGEWAASLGSDFIQNSAIKNIDFASVHAYPDSWIHDADLDKKTKFLSRWVDYHISDGENVLKKPVLFMEVGFSLHTSKQGTNDRDLLLKMVYDKVYESAKKRQAGAGALIWQLLVDGVESYSDKFSFVAWEKAETNRNVKNADSCLSH; this is encoded by the exons ATGGAATCTCtatggagggagagaagagCTTACCCCTTGTTGGGTCTCATGTCTATGGCTTTTCTTCTTTATCTGAACTTCGGCCACAAGCTCGCATTTCCGATTCTCTGGCAGCCAAGGATGAGTTTTGTTGGCACAAACTCAACCCAGTTCGTCATCGATGTTGGTAATGGAGAACAATCAATATTCTACGTTAATGGGTGGAATTCCTACTGGTTGATGGAGGAGAGTGTGTGGGGTACTTCTAGATATAAGGTTTCTGAGATGCTTAAGAGAGGGTCTCAAATGGGGATGACTGTTTGTCGGACTTGGGCATTCAGTGATGGTCGTCGTCATGATGCTCTTCAGATTACACCTGGGTTCTTCAATGAGAAGGTCTTTCAG ggtttggattttgtgaTAGCTGAAGCAAGGAGACACAAGATAAGGTTAATCCTTAGTCTAGTAAATAACCTGAATGCCTTCGGTGGGAAAGCTCAGTATGTGAATTGGGCACAAGAAGCTGGAGTCAATGTCTCATCCTCAACTGATTCATTTTTTTCACATCCAACTATAAAGAGATACTACATGGATTACATTAAG GCTATTGTGACCAGAAAAAACTCACTTACTGGTGTGAGATATTCTGAAGAACCAGCGGTATTTGCTTGGGAACTCATGAATGAGCCACGCTGCACGTCTAGTTCATCTGCTCCTATTCTTCAG ACTTGGATTAGAGAGATGGCCACATTTATCAAGAGTTTGGACCAAAATCATCTGGTGACCGTTGGACTTGAAGGGTTCTATGGATCAGAAACAACCAACAGATCTGAAGTGAATCCTGGGGAATGGGCGGCCTCGCTTGGATCAGATTTTATACAGAACTCAGCAATCAAAAATATTGATTTTGCTTCTGTTCATGCATACCCTGATAGCTG GATCCATGATGCTGATCTGGACAAAAAAACAAAGTTTCTTTCAAGGTGGGTGGATTACCACATAAGCGATGGTGAGAATGTGTTGAAGAAACCAGTTCTTTTCATGGAGGTTGGATTTTCCTTGCATACCTCTAAACAAGGAACAAATGATAGAGATCTTTTACTGAAGATGGTTTATGATAAAGTATATGAGTCGGCAAAGAAGAGGCAAGCTGGAGCAGGAGCCTTAATTTGGCAGTTACTCGTTGATGGAGTGGAAAGCTACAGTGACAAATTCTCCTTTGTAGCATGGGAGAAAGCAGAGACAAACAGGAACGTTAAAAATGCAGATTCTTGCTTGAGCCATTAG
- the LOC122061780 gene encoding protein IQ-DOMAIN 33 isoform X1, with protein sequence MGLTGELVRSVFSKSRSVGAHDSNVRNYGVDKKRWSSVRSYLCGDEINSVLAEEDSASVKSSEATVTQPVGEDLKDEVEIQCEEKEELEEEIPQENQNSDNVVLNKEEAATIIQSAFRVFMARRRSGRMEEMYDTESLQEVGSPSRVSLGTSVEVQTGNSVETLTVKEESVTSQHRVQQKARSQISKLKGDWDDSTVSSNISKMRIQHRLEAMTRRERALAYAFSQQLRICSKKKSTQSGTAEPNMGWSWLERWMATRHTESHLAEDHMSKQLSSVNSDRRYMVIKKSFDVGEEESCGSNEVPVVMENSTFTAQSMDDRYRAVKNRPKATRAVSRQKTMPTCQFPTQQTKVTKNDFSREPKKERKQIQMHPRSNGETKYKDVSSLGTSVPLINSSKWTPTE encoded by the exons ATGGGTCTCACTGGAGAGTTGGTTAGGAGTGTCTTCTCCAAGAGTCGATCTGTGGGTGCTCACGATAGCAAT GTGAGGAATTATGGGGTGGACAAGAAAAGATGGAGCTCTGTGAGATCATATCTTTGTGGGGATGAAATCAATTCAGTCCTTGCTGAGGAGGATTCAGCTTCTGTTAAGAGTTCTGAGGCCACTGTTACCCAACCTGTTGGAGAAGATCTGAAGGACGAAGTGGAAATCCAAtgtgaagagaaagaagaattggAAGAAGAAATACCCCAGGAGAACCAGAATTCAGACAATGTAGTCTTGAACAAAGAGGAAGCTGCCACTATCATCCAGTCAGCATTTAGAGTGTTTATG GCTAGGCGTCGAAGTGGAAGAATGGAAGAGATGTATGACACAGAGAGTCTTCAAGAAGTGGGAAGTCCAAGTAGGGTGTCACTTGGTACATCAGTTGAAGTTCAAACAGGGAACTCTGTGGAAACTCTTACAGTTAAGGAGGAAAGCGTGACTTCGCAGCATCGAGTGCAGCAGAAAGCCCGAAGCCAGATATCCAAGCTGAAG GGAGACTGGGATGACAGCACAGTGAGTAGCAACATATCAAAAATGAGAATCCAGCACCGACTGGAGGCAATGACGAGGCGTGAGAGAGCTCTAGCTTATGCATTCTCTCAACAG TTACGAATTTGTTCAAAGAAAAAGTCGACACAATCTGGCACAGCAGAACCCAATATGGGATGGAGCTGGCTTGAACGATGGATGGCAACCCGGCATACAGAAAGTCATTTGGCCGAAGACCACATGAGCAAGCAACTCAGCTCTGTCAATAGTGATCGAAGATACATGGTTATTAAGAAAAGTTTTGATGTTGGAGAAGAGGAAAGCTGTGGATCTAATGAGGTACCTGTTGTGATGGAAAATTCTACATTTACAGCACAAAGTATGGATGATAGATACAGGGCAGTTAAGAACAGGCCAAAGGCTACACGTGCTGTTTCAAGACAAAAAACTATGCCTACATGCCAGTTCCCAACACAACAGACCAAG GtaaccaaaaatgatttttcaagGGAACccaaaaaagagaggaaacagATACAAATGCATCCCAGAAGTAATGGAGAAACAAAGTATAAAGATGTCTCATCACTAGGAACATCTGTTCCATTGATCAATAGTTCCAAGTGGACCCCTACAGAgtag
- the LOC122061780 gene encoding protein IQ-DOMAIN 33 isoform X2, giving the protein MQRPNGKETFVGLLHLHAMCQKVRNYGVDKKRWSSVRSYLCGDEINSVLAEEDSASVKSSEATVTQPVGEDLKDEVEIQCEEKEELEEEIPQENQNSDNVVLNKEEAATIIQSAFRVFMARRRSGRMEEMYDTESLQEVGSPSRVSLGTSVEVQTGNSVETLTVKEESVTSQHRVQQKARSQISKLKGDWDDSTVSSNISKMRIQHRLEAMTRRERALAYAFSQQLRICSKKKSTQSGTAEPNMGWSWLERWMATRHTESHLAEDHMSKQLSSVNSDRRYMVIKKSFDVGEEESCGSNEVPVVMENSTFTAQSMDDRYRAVKNRPKATRAVSRQKTMPTCQFPTQQTKVTKNDFSREPKKERKQIQMHPRSNGETKYKDVSSLGTSVPLINSSKWTPTE; this is encoded by the exons ATGCAAAGACCCAATGGCAAGGAAACTTTTGTGGGCCTTCTTCATCTGCACGCCATGTGCCAAAAA GTGAGGAATTATGGGGTGGACAAGAAAAGATGGAGCTCTGTGAGATCATATCTTTGTGGGGATGAAATCAATTCAGTCCTTGCTGAGGAGGATTCAGCTTCTGTTAAGAGTTCTGAGGCCACTGTTACCCAACCTGTTGGAGAAGATCTGAAGGACGAAGTGGAAATCCAAtgtgaagagaaagaagaattggAAGAAGAAATACCCCAGGAGAACCAGAATTCAGACAATGTAGTCTTGAACAAAGAGGAAGCTGCCACTATCATCCAGTCAGCATTTAGAGTGTTTATG GCTAGGCGTCGAAGTGGAAGAATGGAAGAGATGTATGACACAGAGAGTCTTCAAGAAGTGGGAAGTCCAAGTAGGGTGTCACTTGGTACATCAGTTGAAGTTCAAACAGGGAACTCTGTGGAAACTCTTACAGTTAAGGAGGAAAGCGTGACTTCGCAGCATCGAGTGCAGCAGAAAGCCCGAAGCCAGATATCCAAGCTGAAG GGAGACTGGGATGACAGCACAGTGAGTAGCAACATATCAAAAATGAGAATCCAGCACCGACTGGAGGCAATGACGAGGCGTGAGAGAGCTCTAGCTTATGCATTCTCTCAACAG TTACGAATTTGTTCAAAGAAAAAGTCGACACAATCTGGCACAGCAGAACCCAATATGGGATGGAGCTGGCTTGAACGATGGATGGCAACCCGGCATACAGAAAGTCATTTGGCCGAAGACCACATGAGCAAGCAACTCAGCTCTGTCAATAGTGATCGAAGATACATGGTTATTAAGAAAAGTTTTGATGTTGGAGAAGAGGAAAGCTGTGGATCTAATGAGGTACCTGTTGTGATGGAAAATTCTACATTTACAGCACAAAGTATGGATGATAGATACAGGGCAGTTAAGAACAGGCCAAAGGCTACACGTGCTGTTTCAAGACAAAAAACTATGCCTACATGCCAGTTCCCAACACAACAGACCAAG GtaaccaaaaatgatttttcaagGGAACccaaaaaagagaggaaacagATACAAATGCATCCCAGAAGTAATGGAGAAACAAAGTATAAAGATGTCTCATCACTAGGAACATCTGTTCCATTGATCAATAGTTCCAAGTGGACCCCTACAGAgtag